In Thermoanaerobaculia bacterium, the genomic window CTGGCGTCTCGGCCCCGGCTTCTCCACCTGCCTCGGCATCTACCTCGTTCTCAACGTACTCTACTCGCTCGGCCTCAAGCGCCTCGTCATCGTGGACGTGATGACGATCGCGCTCGGCTTCGTCCTGCGCGTCGAGGCGGGCGCGCTGGCGATCGGCGTCGAGGTCTCCTCCTGGCTGCTGTTGTGCACCATCTTCGTGGCGCTCTTCCTCGGCTTCGCCAAGCGCCGCCACGAGCTCGCCCTCCAGCCGGTGAGCGGTACCTCGACGCGGGCGGTGCTCGAGCATTACAACCTGACCTTCGTCGACCAGATGATCAACGTGGTCACCGCCTCGACCGTGGTCTCGTACGCCCTCTACGCCGTCGACCCCGGCACGGCCGCCCGCCTCGGCACGCCGTATCTCGTCGCGACCGTGCCCCTCGCCCTCTTCGGCATCTTCCGCTTTCTCTTCCTGCTCTACCAGAAGTCCGACATCGCCAGTCCGACCGAGGCCATCCTCCATGACCCGCCGTTCCTCATCAACCTCGCGCTCTGGGGAGTCACCGTGCTCGTCCTGATCTATGGCACCTGAGCAGCGGGTAGGAGACGGAGGGCGGCAGAGCGACGGGAGCGAGCGCCGCGGGCGCGGCCGGCGGTTCGTCCTGGCCCTGCTCTTTTTCGCATCGGGCGCCGCCGGGCTGATCGATCAGGTGGCTTGGCTGCGCTACCTCTCGCTGGTCTTCGGCAACACGACGCTCGCCACCGCGACGCTCCTCGCCGTCTTCATGGCCGGCCTCGGGTTGGGGGCCTGGCTCTTCGGCCGTCTCGCCGACCGCACACCGCGACCGTTGACCCTCTACGCGCTGCTCGAGGTCGGCATCGGGCTTTTCGCGATCTTCTCGCCGCGCTTCTTCGAGGGGATGACCGGCGTCTATGTCGCCGTCGAGAGGGCAACAACCGGCGCCGGCGGCGGCGAACCCTGGAGTTTCGTGCTGCTGCGGATCGGGCTCGCCGCCCTCTGCCTGCTGCCCCCGACCCTGCTCATGGGCGGCACGCTGCCGCTCATCGTCCGCGGACTGCGGCTGGCACCCGACTCGGCAGTGGAAGAACCCGCTGCGGCCCGCCGGCCGGAGCAACAGATCGGCAGCGACACCGCCATGCTCTACGGCGCGAACACTTTCGGCGCGGTCTGCGGCGTCGCCGGAGCGGGCTTCCTGACGATTCCCCTCTTCGGCCTCCATGCCAGCCTGCTGCTCTCGGCGGCGCTCAACTTCGCCGCCGCGCTCGGCGCCATCGCCCTCGCCGGGCGGCCCGGCGCTCCCGCCGCAGCCGCCGCAGTCGTCCACCGTGCAGGCG contains:
- a CDS encoding decaprenyl-phosphate phosphoribosyltransferase is translated as MLSALLRSLRPAQWVKNLFVLVPLVFAHRLDRVDLALRSAAAFAAFCAAASAIYLLNDLRDREADRLHPVKRLRPIAAGLLGAPAALAAAVLLAAAALAVAWRLGPGFSTCLGIYLVLNVLYSLGLKRLVIVDVMTIALGFVLRVEAGALAIGVEVSSWLLLCTIFVALFLGFAKRRHELALQPVSGTSTRAVLEHYNLTFVDQMINVVTASTVVSYALYAVDPGTAARLGTPYLVATVPLALFGIFRFLFLLYQKSDIASPTEAILHDPPFLINLALWGVTVLVLIYGT